ACCCTTAAAAGCCTGTCCTTGATGTCACGCCTCCCGCCGAAGTAGTCGACCAGCGTGCCCCAATCCCCGGCCGTTATCGACAGGGCCATGGCGTTGACCGAGAAATCCCGGCGGTAAAGGTCATGCTCGATCGAATCGATGGAGACTTGGGGCTGAGCGACGGGGTATTCGTAAAACTCCCTTCTCGCGGTGGCCACGTCCACCTTTCGCCCGTCGGGGAAAACGATGGTCCCCGTCCGGAATCTCTGGTGGATCGCAACCCGGGCTCCGTTCTTTATCCAGGATTCGAGGAAAGCCACGGCGTCCCCTTCGATGACGATATCCAGGTCCTCGTTCAGCCTCCCGAGGAGCAGGTCCCGGACGAAACCGCCGACAACGTAGGCTCTCATCCCCATGGAGGTGGCTCTCTCCCCCATCCTCCTCAGGAGGGATGAAACCGGATCCTTGAGAAGGGACGCCATCAAGCCCGAAAGGTTCTCCACCCAGGGCATCTCCGGGGCCACCGTCCTCGTCTCGGCGGGCAGGGACCTTGGGAAAAGGGCCCTCAGGATATCGGTCCTGGTGACTATCCCCATCAATTGATCGTCCTTGGTCACCATGAGCCTGCCGATGTTGCGGGAAACCATGATCCTGTGCGCCTCGGCGACGGACGCCCCGGGGCCGATGGTCAGCGGATCCTCCGTCATGTAATCCTCGACCCTGGCCGCGCCAAGGCCGTGAGTCTTCGCGCGGTCCAGGTCCTTCCTGGTGATGAGCCCCTTTACTTTGCCTTCAAGCGCCACCGGAAGGGCGGAGTGTCCGTACCGGATCATCAATCGGTAAGCGTCCTCCACCGATTTTTCCGGCGAGATAACCATCACGGGGCTGGTCATGACTTCGCCCACCGTCACCAGGGGCTGGATGGATTTTTCGAGCCTTCCCTCGAGGTCCGCCAGAACCTCCTGGGGAGTGACGCCGGTCAGGGTCACCGCCGCGGCCTGGGAGTGCCCTCCTCCTCCGAGGGGAGAAAGAAAATCGGCCACATTGAGGACTTCCTCTCGGCCCCGGGCTACGACGTACACCCTTTTCTCCATCTGGACGGCGGCGAGGGCCACGTCGGCGTCGAAATAGTCCCTGAGGCGGTGGACGAAAAGGGAGAGGCCCTCCACGTAGGCGGAACTCGTCATGGAGGAGAGGACCACCTTGGCGCCGTGGATGTATCTCTCCCGGGCGTTTTCTATAAGTTTGTCGAGTATTCTCTTCTCGGAGCTGTCCAGTGAGAGTTCTATATAGGCGGGGATAGCGGTCATGTCCGCCCCCAGGTTCTTCAATTCCAGGACGACCCGGAAGTCCTTCTCGGTGGTCGCGCCAAAGGTGAGCGCCCCCGTGTCCTCGAAAATGCCCATGGCGAAAAGGGTGGCTTCCTGGGGCGAGATGGGAATCTCCCTTTCAAGAAGTTTCTCTACGAGGATGGTGGTCGTGGCCCCCACGGGCTCGATCAGCGAAAAGGAGGCCTCAATTTCTTCCTGGACCGCGGCATGGTGGTCGTAGACATGGACCTCGAGTCCCGGGCGATCGAGGATGCCGGCGAAGGAAGCGATCCGGGCGGGGGATCGCGCATCGACGATGATGAGCATCGTGATCTTGTCCATTTCGACCTGGCTGGGCGTCAGGATCTCCCACCTTCCCGGCGTCCTCTTGAGGAATTCCCTGACATTTCTCCCCGCGGAACCGGAGAAGCAGGCCCGGGCTCCCGGGTAAAGCTTTTTGGCAGCCACCATGCTGGCCAGGGAATCGAAATCGGCACCGATATGGGTGGTGATGATCTTCAACACTTCTCTCCCTTCATGGCCCGCAACAAAACATCCTTGGGAAGCCGCCCCGCTTCCGCCGGGCGCGAACGGAGGGCGACGCCACCGTCGCCGATTTTTTCGACCAGGGACCTTATTCCCTCCAGGTCGTCGGACATCACGAAGGCCGTGACTACCAGGCCGAGATCGCCCCGGGAAGCGTCCCTGACTTCGCAATCCTCGTCGGTGGCCATCCCCACCTCGATGACCCTTTCGTCCCTGGACAATTCCCGGAACAGGCGGCGGCAAACCTCCGGCGTGGCCGATTCGAAGCAGATCCTGTCTAGAGAGGAAAGGGAGAGAAAACGCAACCCGAGAGCCTTGGCCCTCGCCTCCAGTTCCTCCAGGGTGCCGTCATTCCTGATGACGAGGTCCGCCATCTCCTTCTTGCTTTTCGATTCGAGAAGCCAGCGTTCCCGCCGGTGGAGTTCCTCCCTGTCCCACCCACGGGCGGCATTGCGGCGAATCCTTTCCTCCTCCGGCGCCTCCACGTA
The window above is part of the Thermovirga sp. genome. Proteins encoded here:
- a CDS encoding CBS domain-containing protein, whose product is MKIITTHIGADFDSLASMVAAKKLYPGARACFSGSAGRNVREFLKRTPGRWEILTPSQVEMDKITMLIIVDARSPARIASFAGILDRPGLEVHVYDHHAAVQEEIEASFSLIEPVGATTTILVEKLLEREIPISPQEATLFAMGIFEDTGALTFGATTEKDFRVVLELKNLGADMTAIPAYIELSLDSSEKRILDKLIENARERYIHGAKVVLSSMTSSAYVEGLSLFVHRLRDYFDADVALAAVQMEKRVYVVARGREEVLNVADFLSPLGGGGHSQAAAVTLTGVTPQEVLADLEGRLEKSIQPLVTVGEVMTSPVMVISPEKSVEDAYRLMIRYGHSALPVALEGKVKGLITRKDLDRAKTHGLGAARVEDYMTEDPLTIGPGASVAEAHRIMVSRNIGRLMVTKDDQLMGIVTRTDILRALFPRSLPAETRTVAPEMPWVENLSGLMASLLKDPVSSLLRRMGERATSMGMRAYVVGGFVRDLLLGRLNEDLDIVIEGDAVAFLESWIKNGARVAIHQRFRTGTIVFPDGRKVDVATARREFYEYPVAQPQVSIDSIEHDLYRRDFSVNAMALSITAGDWGTLVDYFGGRRDIKDRLLRV
- the coaE gene encoding dephospho-CoA kinase (Dephospho-CoA kinase (CoaE) performs the final step in coenzyme A biosynthesis.), whose product is MLVIGLTGDVGAGKSTLSFAWASQGARVISADSIVAELWERKDLADLAVERWGTSILTPGGTLNHGAVSRVIFDDEKEYRWACGIIHPLVGEEMERRIDDLDGWVVAEIPLLFEKGVPEWINLTVYVEAPEEERIRRNAARGWDREELHRRERWLLESKSKKEMADLVIRNDGTLEELEARAKALGLRFLSLSSLDRICFESATPEVCRRLFRELSRDERVIEVGMATDEDCEVRDASRGDLGLVVTAFVMSDDLEGIRSLVEKIGDGGVALRSRPAEAGRLPKDVLLRAMKGEKC